Proteins from one Physeter macrocephalus isolate SW-GA unplaced genomic scaffold, ASM283717v5 random_170, whole genome shotgun sequence genomic window:
- the TMED4 gene encoding transmembrane emp24 domain-containing protein 4 codes for MGLLTLLLIALCAAGARGLYFHIGETEKRCFIEEIPDETMVIGNYRTQMWDKQKEIFLPSTPGLGMHVEVKDPEGKVVLSRQYGSEGRFTFTSHTPGDHQICLHSNSTRMALFAGGRLRVHLDIQVGEHANNYPEIAAKDKLTELQLRARQLLDQVEQIQKEQDYQRYREERFRLISESTNQRVLWWSIAQTVILILTGIWQMRHLKSFFEAKKLV; via the exons ATGGGGTTGCTGACGCTGCTGCTCATCGCGCTGTGCGCGGCGGGCGCCCGAGGGCTGTATTTCCACATCGGCGAGACCGAAAAGCGCTGCTTCATCGAGGAAATCCCCGACGAGACCATGGTTATCG GGAACTACCGCACCCAAATGTGGGATAAGCAGAAGGAGATCTTCCTACCCTCGACCCCCGGCCTGGGCATGCATGTGGAGGTGAAGGACCCTGAAGGCAAG GTGGTGCTGTCCCGGCAGTACGGCTCAGAGGGCCGCTTCACCTTCACTTCCCACACTCCTGGTGACCATCAGATCTGCCTGCACTCCAACTCTACCAGGATGGCTCTCTTTGCTGGCGGCAGACTG CGTGTGCACCTAGACATCCAGGTCGGGGAGCATGCCAACAACTACCCCGAGATTGCTGCCAAGGATAAACTGACGGAGCTGCAGCTCCGAGCCCGCCAGTTGCTGGATCAGGTGGAACAGATCCAGAAGGAGCAGGATTACCAAAGG TATCGTGAAGAGCGCTTCCGTCTGATCAGTGAGAGCACCAACCAGAGAGTCCTGTGGTGGTCCATCGCTCAGACCGTCATCCTCATCCTCACTGGCATCTGGCAGATGCGTCACCTCAAGAGCTTCTTTGAGGCCAAGAAGCTGGTGTAG